One Colius striatus isolate bColStr4 chromosome 7, bColStr4.1.hap1, whole genome shotgun sequence DNA segment encodes these proteins:
- the RGMA gene encoding LOW QUALITY PROTEIN: repulsive guidance molecule A (The sequence of the model RefSeq protein was modified relative to this genomic sequence to represent the inferred CDS: deleted 2 bases in 1 codon) has protein sequence MLREGDAAPRVPLSEAALHPAGAALRRAGGLPALCPPASPPFPTPAPPPLQGFAIYFFLIWFDLVWVYFLVYSSLLERTHNKPKNAKAAAPCADPRGGLERLMRPLRERIVVKARAGWMGMGRGAGSTALGLFQILPVFLCIFPSVTSPCKILKCNSEFWAATSGSHHLGAEEAPEFCTALRAYAHCTRRTARTCRGDLAYHSAVHGIDDLMGQHNCSKDGPTSQPRLRTLPPGDSQERSDSPEICHYEKSFHKHSAAPNYTHCGLFGDPHLRTFTDTFQTCKVQGAWPLIDNNYLNVQVTNTPVLPGSTATATSKLTIIFKSFQECVEQKVYQAEMDELPAAFADGSKNGGDKHGANSLKITEKVSGQHIEIQAKYIGTTIVVRQVGRYLTFAVRMPEEVVNAVEDRDSQGLYLCLRGCPLNQQIDFQSVRSAQATDGRARRKGPSPPAAPEAFTYETATAKCREKLPVEDLYFQSCVFDLLTTGDVNFMLAAYYAFEDVKMLHSNKDKLHLYERTRELAPGNGAPSRPTPALWVALLCLSQCWLCLL, from the exons ATGCTCCGGGAGGGCGATGCGGCTCCCCGCGTCCCGCTGAGCGAGGCCGCGCTGCACCCCGCCGGGGCTGCCCTGCGCAGGGCAGGGGGGCTGCCAGCGCTGTGCCCTCCGGCCTCGCCCCCCTTCCCGACACCGGCACCTCCGCCCTTGCAGGGCTTCgctatctatttttttttaatttggtttgatttggtttgggtttattttttggtttattcATCCCTCCTGGAAAGAACACataacaaaccaaaa aacgcCAAAGCCGCCGCTCCCTGCGCCGACCCCCGCGGCGGGCTGGAGAGGCTGATGCGGCCGCTAAG GGAGAGGATAGTGGTTAAAGCTCGAGCTGGATGGATGGGtatggggagaggggcaggatcCACAGCCCTGGGACTTTTCCAAATCCTCCCTGTCTTTCTCTGCATCTTCCCTTCAG TGACGTCTCCATGCAAGATCCTCAAGTGCAACTCTGAGTTCTGGGCGGCCACGTCGGGCTCGCACCACCTGGGCGCGGAGGAAGCGCCCGAGTTCTGCACGGCCCTGCGCGCCTACGCGCACTGCACCCGCCGCACCGCCCGCACCTGCCGCGGGGACCTGGCCTACCACTCCGCCGTGCATGGCATAGACGACCTCATGGGCCAACACAACTGCTCCAAGGATGGCCCCACGTCCCAGCCCCGCCTCCGGACCTTGCCCCCCGGGGACAGCCAGGAACGTTCCGACAGCCCCGAAATCTGCCACTACGAGAAGAGCTTTCACAAACATTCGGCCGCCCCAAACTATACCCACTGCGGGCTCTTCGGGGACCCCCACCTCAGGACTTTCACAGACACTTTCCAAACCTGCAAGGTGCAAGGGGCGTGGCCGCTCATAGACAATAACTACCTGAACGTCCAGGTCACCAACACGCCCGTGCTGCCTGGCTCCACGGCCACTGCCACCAGCAAG CTCACCATCATCTTCAAGAGCTTCCAGGAGTGCGTGGAACAGAAAGTGTACCAGGCCGAGATGGATGAGCTGCCCGCCGCCTTTGCCGATGGCTCCAAGAACGGCGGAGACAAGCACGGAGCCAACAGCCTGAAGATCACCGAGAAGGTGTCGGGCCAACACATCGAGATCCAGGCTAAATACATCGGCACCACCATCGTGGTGAGGCAGGTGGGCCGGTACCTCACCTTCGCCGTGCGCATGCCGGAGGAGGTGGTCAACGCCGTGGAGGACCGGGACAGTCAGGGCCTCTACCTGTGCCTGCGCGGGTGTCCTCTCAACCAACAGATTGACTTCCAGAGCGTCCGCTCGGCTCAGGCCACGGACGGCCGTGCCCGTCGCAAGGGGCCCAGCCCCCCGGCCGCCCCCGAGGCCTTCACCTACGAGACGGCCACGGCCAAGTGCAGGGAAAAGCTGCCCGTGGAGGATCTCTACTTCCAGTCCTGCGTCTTCGACCTCCTCACCACAGGGGACGTCAACTTCATGCTGGCTGCTTACTACGCCTTTGAGGACGTGAAGATGCTTCACTCCAACAAAGACAAGCTGCACCTCTATGAAAGGACACGGGAACTGGCCCCAGGCAACGGGGCTCCATCGAGGCCCACCCCTGCCCTCTGGGTAGCACTGCTGTGTTTGAGTCAGTGTTGGCTGTGCTTGTTATAG